The following coding sequences are from one Psychrobacter sp. AH5 window:
- the rpsO gene encoding 30S ribosomal protein S15 produces MLTNTDREQIIAQYQRGENDTGSPEVQVALLSARINDLQNHFKEHKGDHHSRRGLIRMVNTRRKLLDYLKGKDLGRYSTLISQLGLRR; encoded by the coding sequence ATGCTAACCAATACCGATCGCGAACAAATCATCGCTCAATACCAACGTGGCGAAAATGACACTGGTTCACCAGAAGTACAAGTTGCTCTATTGAGCGCTCGTATCAATGATTTACAAAACCATTTCAAAGAGCACAAAGGCGATCACCATAGCCGCCGCGGTCTAATCCGTATGGTTAATACTCGTCGTAAATTGCTTGATTACCTAAAAGGTAAAGATCTTGGTCGTTATTCTACTTTGATCAGCCAGTTAGGCCTACGTCGTTAA
- the pnp gene encoding polyribonucleotide nucleotidyltransferase: protein MSMFNTITREFQYGDQQVVLETGRVARQANSIMVHMGGVSVLVAAVVKSEAKEGQNFFPLTVNYQEKMYAAGKIPGAYGKREGRASEFETLTSRLIDRPIRPLFPEGYVNEIQITATVVSSDKTQHADIAALIGASAALAISDAPFNGPVAAARVGFISGEYVLNPTIEQLKDSDLDLVVAGTKSAVLMVESEAAELSEDQMLGAVLYGHEQQQIVIDNIASLAEEVGTAKQQFEAPKADKSLEKAMKEQFGAQVADAYTITDKQDRYTKLDEIKDAAIEALAGDTEAEDYHSKVSELKDIYNELKYRTVRDNILSGKPRIDGRDLETVRALDVQVGVLPYTHGSALFTRGETQALVTTTLGNTRDVNMIDSLAGTIRDHFMLHYNFPHFSVGETGREGIPKRREIGHGRLARRGVQAMLPDSERFPYVIRVVSEITESNGSSSMASVCGASLALMDAGVPLKAPVAGIAMGLVKEGERFAVLSDILGDEDHLGDMDFKVAGSKDGITALQMDIKIEGITPDIMEQALKQAHAGRIHILDAMNKVLPESRTEINAHAPNYAVIEINPDKIRDVIGKGGAMIRQLTEETGAVIDIDDAGTIRIFGENKAATKAAIGRIEALTAEVEVGKTYEGTVARIVDFGAFVNVLPNTDGLVHISQIAEERVENVSDYLSEGQTVNVLVQDVDNRGRIKLTMKGVEQATNAE from the coding sequence ATGTCAATGTTTAATACGATTACCCGCGAGTTCCAGTACGGCGATCAGCAAGTCGTCCTAGAGACCGGCCGAGTCGCTCGTCAAGCCAACTCAATCATGGTACACATGGGCGGCGTTTCTGTGCTAGTTGCCGCTGTTGTTAAGTCTGAGGCCAAAGAAGGTCAGAACTTCTTTCCATTAACGGTAAACTATCAAGAAAAAATGTACGCCGCTGGTAAGATTCCAGGCGCTTATGGCAAACGTGAAGGCCGTGCTAGTGAGTTTGAAACCTTAACGTCACGCCTAATTGACCGTCCTATTCGTCCGTTATTCCCAGAAGGCTATGTTAACGAGATTCAAATCACGGCAACCGTAGTCTCTTCAGACAAAACGCAACATGCTGATATCGCAGCGCTAATCGGTGCCTCAGCCGCGCTAGCTATCTCTGATGCGCCATTTAATGGTCCGGTGGCAGCGGCGCGTGTTGGTTTTATCAGTGGCGAATATGTCTTGAACCCAACTATTGAGCAGCTCAAAGACAGCGATCTTGATCTAGTAGTTGCCGGTACTAAATCTGCGGTATTGATGGTTGAATCAGAAGCCGCTGAGCTTTCAGAAGATCAGATGTTAGGTGCCGTTCTTTATGGTCATGAGCAACAACAAATCGTCATCGATAACATCGCCTCTCTTGCTGAGGAAGTCGGTACGGCTAAGCAGCAATTCGAAGCGCCAAAAGCAGACAAGTCGCTAGAAAAAGCTATGAAAGAGCAATTCGGCGCGCAAGTCGCTGATGCTTATACTATCACTGACAAGCAAGATCGTTATACTAAGCTTGATGAAATCAAAGACGCCGCTATCGAAGCATTAGCAGGTGATACAGAAGCTGAAGACTACCATAGTAAAGTCTCTGAGCTAAAAGACATCTACAACGAGCTTAAATACCGTACCGTGCGTGATAATATTTTATCAGGTAAACCGCGTATCGATGGCCGTGATCTTGAGACAGTACGCGCGCTAGACGTACAAGTTGGCGTACTACCGTACACTCATGGTTCAGCATTATTTACCCGCGGTGAGACCCAAGCTTTAGTCACTACCACTTTAGGTAATACTCGCGATGTTAATATGATTGACTCCTTAGCAGGTACGATTCGTGATCATTTCATGCTGCATTACAACTTCCCGCATTTCTCAGTTGGTGAGACCGGCCGTGAAGGCATTCCAAAACGCCGCGAGATCGGTCATGGTCGTCTTGCACGCCGTGGTGTACAAGCCATGCTGCCAGATAGCGAACGTTTCCCATATGTTATCCGTGTGGTCTCTGAGATCACAGAGTCAAACGGTTCATCGTCTATGGCCTCAGTTTGCGGTGCAAGTCTTGCATTGATGGATGCTGGTGTCCCGCTAAAAGCGCCAGTCGCTGGTATTGCCATGGGTCTAGTTAAAGAAGGCGAACGCTTTGCGGTACTATCAGACATCTTAGGTGATGAAGATCATCTTGGCGATATGGACTTTAAAGTCGCTGGTTCTAAAGACGGTATCACCGCGCTGCAAATGGATATCAAAATCGAAGGTATCACCCCTGACATCATGGAGCAAGCGCTCAAGCAAGCTCATGCGGGTCGTATTCATATCTTGGACGCAATGAATAAAGTATTGCCAGAGAGCCGTACTGAGATCAACGCTCATGCACCAAACTACGCGGTCATCGAGATCAATCCTGACAAAATCCGTGACGTGATCGGTAAAGGCGGCGCGATGATCCGTCAGCTAACCGAAGAGACTGGCGCAGTTATCGATATCGATGACGCGGGCACTATTCGTATCTTTGGTGAGAATAAAGCCGCGACTAAAGCGGCTATCGGCAGAATCGAAGCGCTAACCGCAGAAGTTGAAGTGGGCAAAACTTATGAAGGAACGGTTGCGCGTATCGTTGACTTTGGGGCGTTTGTAAACGTCTTGCCAAACACCGATGGCTTAGTGCATATCTCACAAATTGCAGAAGAGCGCGTCGAGAATGTCTCTGATTATCTATCTGAAGGTCAAACGGTCAATGTACTCGTACAAGATGTGGATAACCGTGGCCGTATTAAGCTAACTATGAAAGGTGTTGAGCAGGCGACCAATGCTGAATAA
- the rluF gene encoding 23S rRNA pseudouridine(2604) synthase RluF, which produces MFNASSTRLNKYISESGICSRRDADRFIEQGNVYVNGKRATVGEQVVAGDTVKVNGQLIEPREPDDFVFIALNKPVGIVSTTEAAEKNNIVDFVRHSLRIFPIGRLDKDSQGLIFLTNNGDLVNKVLRAGNNHEKEYLVTVNKPITDSFIEGLAGGVPILGKMTKKCPVTKVAPTVFTITLVQGLNRQIRRMCEHFGYEVVKLERTRIMNVNLKGLAVGDWRDLTQKELSVLLKSIEDSSSKDSAPAKKSNNRSRKSSRPGHAAKSTDAAKAKAKHSKDGTSKPANSKGKNRRPFADGKKSGGKSRPTTNGKRPSKSRGSKR; this is translated from the coding sequence ATGTTTAACGCCTCCTCAACTCGTCTAAATAAATACATCAGCGAAAGCGGCATTTGCTCTAGACGAGACGCCGATCGCTTTATTGAACAAGGTAATGTCTACGTCAATGGCAAACGTGCGACAGTCGGCGAGCAAGTGGTTGCTGGAGATACCGTAAAAGTTAATGGTCAGCTCATTGAGCCGCGTGAGCCTGATGATTTTGTTTTTATTGCCCTTAATAAGCCAGTAGGTATCGTCAGTACTACTGAAGCTGCAGAGAAAAATAACATCGTCGATTTTGTTAGACACAGCTTACGCATTTTTCCGATTGGCCGTTTAGATAAAGACTCTCAAGGTCTGATTTTTTTGACCAATAATGGCGATTTGGTTAATAAAGTATTACGTGCTGGCAATAACCATGAAAAAGAGTATTTGGTAACGGTAAATAAACCGATCACCGATAGTTTTATTGAAGGTCTAGCCGGCGGCGTACCTATTTTGGGTAAAATGACCAAAAAATGCCCAGTGACTAAGGTCGCGCCTACTGTCTTTACTATTACCTTAGTACAAGGTTTAAACCGTCAAATTCGGCGTATGTGTGAGCACTTCGGCTATGAAGTGGTAAAGCTTGAGCGTACTCGGATTATGAATGTCAATCTTAAAGGCCTTGCTGTTGGCGACTGGCGCGATTTGACTCAAAAAGAGTTATCAGTTTTGCTAAAATCTATCGAGGACTCTTCTTCAAAAGACAGCGCGCCTGCGAAAAAATCTAATAATAGATCAAGAAAAAGCTCTCGCCCGGGCCATGCTGCAAAATCGACGGATGCAGCGAAAGCAAAGGCTAAACACTCCAAAGACGGTACTAGCAAACCAGCAAACTCTAAAGGTAAAAACAGACGTCCTTTTGCTGATGGTAAGAAATCTGGAGGCAAAAGCAGACCTACTACAAATGGTAAGCGTCCATCAAAATCTCGCGGTTCTAAGCGCTAA
- a CDS encoding glutaminase: MMQQILDDIAEQMAIETKRGKVADYIPQLAHVDPSQFGIAVATPDGQVYAAGDASTLFSIQSISKVFTLTIGLNKLGSELWTHVGREPSGDPFNSITILEYEAGRPRNPLINAGAIAVVDAIMMGRQPKTVMTEILQFVRSVSDDDSIGFDHKVAASEMQHRDRNAALAHFMKSFGNLEHEVDEILDIYFHQCSVAMSCEQLARAGLFLVSNGINQATGVKVIKPQQSRRINSLMMMCGHYDGSGEFAYQVGLPGKSGVGGGILTIAPGKGSIAVWSPGLNPVGNSKLGTKALQLLVEKTGWSVFAN; this comes from the coding sequence ATGATGCAACAGATTTTAGATGATATTGCCGAGCAAATGGCTATCGAGACCAAGCGCGGAAAAGTGGCGGATTATATTCCACAGCTTGCTCACGTCGATCCTAGCCAGTTCGGTATCGCGGTCGCCACTCCTGATGGGCAAGTCTATGCCGCAGGAGACGCCAGTACACTATTTTCAATACAAAGCATCTCTAAAGTGTTCACTCTAACTATTGGCCTTAATAAATTGGGCAGCGAGCTTTGGACGCATGTAGGCCGTGAGCCATCAGGCGATCCGTTTAATTCTATTACTATACTTGAGTATGAAGCGGGTCGGCCGCGTAATCCCCTGATTAATGCTGGAGCGATTGCGGTAGTCGATGCGATTATGATGGGGCGTCAGCCAAAAACCGTAATGACTGAGATTCTGCAATTTGTACGCTCTGTGTCAGACGATGATTCGATCGGTTTTGATCACAAAGTTGCAGCGTCTGAGATGCAGCATAGAGATCGAAACGCGGCGCTAGCCCACTTTATGAAATCCTTTGGCAACCTAGAGCATGAAGTAGATGAGATATTAGATATCTACTTTCATCAGTGTTCAGTAGCGATGAGCTGTGAGCAGTTGGCTCGCGCGGGTCTGTTTTTGGTCTCTAACGGTATCAATCAAGCCACTGGGGTAAAGGTCATCAAACCGCAGCAGTCGCGGCGGATCAACTCTTTGATGATGATGTGCGGTCACTATGATGGCTCTGGTGAGTTTGCTTATCAGGTTGGCCTGCCTGGTAAAAGTGGGGTGGGCGGCGGTATTTTGACCATAGCGCCAGGCAAAGGCTCAATTGCAGTTTGGTCACCAGGGCTCAACCCAGTAGGAAACTCGAAACTAGGAACAAAAGCTTTGCAGCTACTAGTAGAAAAAACAGGCTGGTCCGTTTTTGCCAATTAA
- a CDS encoding IS982 family transposase: MSIDEFIINIYLMVEQYYKIVVTKPLRSAGYAPKLSDPEVICMEMVGEFLHLDQDKQIWQYFTQHWQDWFPAIGSYPNFAKHCANLWQVKQQIQDNVSQIEGRDNIHFMDGFPIPVCHYGRAYRHKNYQDLAAFSYCAAKQERYYGFEGHLLVNLSGMIKGFTFAPANVDERAVAPEITTHIHGLLGADKGYISPSLTSYYDAQGVDLQTPLRANMKEDRPKPVVRRLMKARRIVETVIGQLSERFNIQKVRARDLWHLSHRLIRKILSHNLCFVLNKKLGNPPLQFDLLISS, from the coding sequence ATGTCCATAGACGAATTTATCATCAATATCTATTTAATGGTAGAGCAATATTACAAAATAGTCGTCACCAAACCCTTGCGAAGTGCAGGTTACGCGCCAAAGCTAAGTGATCCTGAGGTTATTTGCATGGAGATGGTCGGTGAATTTTTACACCTAGATCAAGACAAACAAATTTGGCAATACTTTACCCAGCATTGGCAAGACTGGTTTCCAGCCATCGGCTCATACCCTAACTTCGCAAAGCACTGCGCCAATCTGTGGCAAGTCAAACAGCAGATACAAGATAACGTCAGTCAAATTGAAGGCCGTGACAACATTCATTTTATGGATGGCTTTCCGATACCCGTCTGTCATTATGGACGCGCTTATCGGCATAAGAATTATCAAGACTTAGCAGCTTTTAGCTACTGTGCCGCTAAGCAAGAGAGGTACTATGGCTTTGAAGGCCATTTGCTTGTTAACTTATCGGGCATGATTAAAGGCTTTACCTTTGCTCCTGCCAATGTTGATGAAAGAGCGGTTGCCCCAGAAATCACCACTCATATTCATGGGCTACTTGGCGCTGATAAAGGGTATATCAGCCCGAGTCTGACATCGTACTACGACGCTCAAGGAGTAGATTTACAAACGCCACTCAGAGCTAATATGAAAGAAGATAGACCCAAACCTGTGGTAAGGCGGCTAATGAAAGCCCGCCGTATCGTTGAAACAGTCATTGGTCAGTTATCAGAACGATTTAATATACAAAAGGTACGAGCAAGAGATTTATGGCATTTGTCTCATCGATTGATTCGTAAAATCCTGTCACACAATCTGTGCTTTGTACTCAACAAAAAACTTGGTAATCCGCCTCTTCAGTTTGATTTGCTTATTTCAAGTTGA
- a CDS encoding YheV family putative metal-binding protein translates to MRYQSERPKRRFLAGVRCPKCQALDAVVQVNIFTPEADEYIECTQCDHSERRPDADEISAKNNLEDQLARDIVTTGTSGTVKFKP, encoded by the coding sequence ATGCGTTATCAATCTGAGCGTCCCAAACGTCGATTCTTAGCCGGAGTGCGCTGTCCTAAATGTCAGGCATTAGACGCGGTAGTACAAGTCAATATATTTACGCCAGAAGCGGATGAATATATCGAATGTACTCAGTGCGATCATAGTGAGCGCCGTCCTGATGCTGATGAGATTAGTGCCAAAAACAACCTTGAAGATCAGCTAGCTCGCGATATTGTGACTACGGGCACTAGTGGTACCGTCAAGTTTAAGCCTTAG
- a CDS encoding M3 family metallopeptidase, protein MTALAEHLRLVDFAAAVPESLQAEVTAAIEQANLFLDQLSAADSSATPDSKTNDLDATQALADIMAFDHLNLALDRSWGVLSHLNSVMSNDEIRQVHHELLPMLSAYGTRVGQHQPLFNRYQAIVNDQSFFTKLEPARARAIELSLQRFELSGVALSEEKQQQFATIQSKLSTLSATFSDNILDATQAYALPLKEEQLAGLTQSGLGLLADAGEQYKARALEQDTLTQTEVEALPTPYYVATLNIPVYLAVMTHADDRKLRETVYKAYVTRASEFDSHTNAKGESLNNADIMSQILKLRQQKAQLLGFNNYAEVSLSTKMADSVAEVEAFLRNLAVQATPAAKQDLAQLQECANDCGITDLQPWDSAYIAEKVKQSKFSLSQEEIRPYFPLPKVVDGLFAIVERLYGIKVVAQNQSAEANEDTVTLWHNDVHFYHLFDSDDSLIGGFYFDLFARSGKRGGAWMSGFQARYSHEKLNYKQLPVCFMVGNFTPALAGKPSLLTHDEVLTLFHEFGHGLHHLLTQVSVGDVAGVNGVEWDAVELPSQFMENWAWDSEGIALISSHVETGEPLPQDKLNALLAAKNFQSGMQTLRQVEFALFDLLIHAQTPAPDYQGILATLDAVRNDVAIMDTPDYNRFANGFSHIFAGGYAAGYYSYKWAELLSADAFSKFEEEGLFNPVTGKAFRDTILSVGGSLPAKINFENFRGRSASIDALLRHSGFENLNNPQAANTQIKNEAS, encoded by the coding sequence ATGACTGCTCTTGCCGAACATTTACGCCTCGTTGATTTTGCTGCCGCAGTGCCTGAGAGCTTGCAAGCAGAAGTGACAGCGGCTATCGAACAAGCTAATCTGTTTTTGGATCAACTGAGCGCTGCTGATAGCTCTGCTACGCCGGACTCTAAAACTAATGATTTGGATGCCACTCAAGCTTTAGCAGATATTATGGCTTTTGATCATCTTAATTTGGCACTCGATCGTAGTTGGGGTGTGCTCTCGCATCTTAATAGTGTCATGAGTAATGATGAGATTCGTCAAGTCCATCATGAGCTGCTGCCTATGCTCTCAGCTTATGGCACCCGTGTCGGTCAGCACCAGCCGCTGTTCAATCGCTATCAAGCTATCGTTAATGATCAAAGCTTTTTTACTAAGCTTGAGCCTGCGCGAGCACGCGCAATTGAGCTGTCGCTACAGCGCTTTGAGCTCTCAGGAGTGGCTTTATCTGAAGAAAAACAACAGCAGTTTGCTACTATTCAAAGTAAGCTCTCGACGCTATCGGCGACTTTTTCTGATAATATTTTGGATGCCACTCAAGCTTATGCGCTGCCTCTTAAAGAAGAGCAATTAGCAGGTTTAACCCAAAGTGGTCTTGGCTTATTAGCGGATGCCGGCGAGCAGTATAAAGCTCGCGCATTAGAGCAAGACACGCTTACACAGACTGAGGTTGAGGCGCTACCGACACCTTACTACGTGGCAACGCTCAATATTCCAGTTTATCTGGCTGTCATGACTCACGCGGATGATCGCAAGCTGCGTGAGACTGTTTATAAGGCTTATGTGACTCGTGCTTCAGAGTTTGATAGTCATACCAATGCGAAAGGTGAGTCGCTGAACAATGCCGATATCATGAGCCAGATTCTAAAACTACGCCAACAAAAAGCGCAGCTGTTAGGCTTTAATAATTATGCTGAGGTGTCCCTCTCTACCAAAATGGCCGACAGCGTGGCTGAGGTCGAAGCTTTTTTACGTAATTTAGCGGTACAGGCGACTCCTGCAGCCAAGCAAGATTTAGCGCAGTTACAAGAGTGCGCTAACGATTGTGGTATAACTGATTTACAGCCTTGGGATAGCGCTTATATCGCTGAAAAGGTTAAGCAAAGCAAGTTTAGTCTGTCGCAAGAAGAGATACGCCCTTATTTCCCTTTGCCTAAGGTCGTTGATGGCTTATTTGCTATTGTTGAGCGCCTTTATGGCATAAAAGTAGTAGCGCAGAATCAGAGCGCTGAGGCTAACGAAGACACTGTCACGCTTTGGCACAATGATGTGCATTTCTATCACTTATTTGATAGCGATGACAGCTTGATTGGCGGCTTTTATTTTGATTTATTTGCTCGCAGTGGTAAGCGTGGCGGCGCATGGATGAGCGGCTTTCAAGCTCGCTATAGTCATGAAAAATTAAACTATAAACAGCTGCCAGTATGCTTTATGGTTGGTAACTTTACCCCAGCGCTCGCAGGCAAGCCTAGCCTACTCACTCATGATGAAGTACTAACCTTATTCCATGAGTTTGGTCATGGTCTGCATCATCTGTTAACGCAAGTAAGCGTTGGTGATGTGGCGGGGGTCAATGGCGTTGAGTGGGATGCTGTTGAATTACCTAGCCAGTTTATGGAAAACTGGGCGTGGGATAGCGAAGGTATCGCGCTTATCAGTAGTCATGTCGAAACCGGCGAGCCTTTGCCGCAAGACAAACTTAACGCTTTACTTGCCGCAAAAAACTTCCAAAGTGGTATGCAGACCTTACGACAAGTTGAGTTTGCCCTATTCGATTTGCTGATCCATGCGCAGACGCCAGCTCCTGATTATCAAGGTATTTTGGCTACTTTAGATGCGGTTCGTAATGATGTCGCTATTATGGACACGCCCGACTATAACCGCTTTGCCAACGGCTTTAGTCATATCTTCGCTGGAGGTTATGCCGCTGGTTATTATTCATACAAATGGGCTGAGTTGTTATCCGCCGATGCCTTTAGTAAATTTGAAGAAGAAGGACTGTTTAATCCTGTTACCGGTAAGGCGTTTCGCGATACCATACTATCTGTAGGCGGTAGTTTGCCTGCCAAGATTAATTTTGAGAACTTCCGTGGTCGTAGCGCCAGTATTGACGCCCTACTTCGTCATAGTGGCTTTGAGAATTTAAACAATCCACAGGCCGCTAATACCCAGATAAAAAACGAGGCTAGCTAA
- a CDS encoding glutathione S-transferase N-terminal domain-containing protein, whose amino-acid sequence MFNSNNDFGYKIKSLQAATSMLLRAGRGNMGTPTPLQPKKSLILYEHEACPYSRRVREAMTQLNLDFESRPSPHKGHVYRDELKQLAGKAQVPFLIDENTGDQILDSQAIIDYLFAHYSKKGSTPSKFQKESDGDNASISNKLASVASMMRGVKADHPKMNEARGKPEQPLHLYGFEASPFCRLVRERLSELEVGYVNHSVAREQIQDIGGFGFRLNIGDYQPIKGGKRERLMKGVMSEKLQFPFLLDPNTDTQLYESKDIIAYLNQTYG is encoded by the coding sequence ATGTTTAATTCAAACAATGACTTTGGCTATAAAATAAAGAGTCTGCAAGCGGCAACTTCTATGCTGCTGCGAGCAGGCCGCGGTAATATGGGTACACCAACGCCACTGCAGCCTAAAAAATCATTGATCCTCTATGAGCATGAAGCGTGCCCTTATTCGCGCCGAGTACGTGAGGCGATGACGCAGCTGAATTTGGACTTTGAAAGCCGTCCTAGCCCGCATAAAGGTCATGTGTACCGTGATGAATTAAAGCAGCTGGCTGGCAAAGCGCAGGTACCTTTTTTGATTGATGAAAATACGGGTGATCAGATTCTGGACTCACAAGCGATCATCGATTATCTTTTTGCCCATTATTCCAAAAAAGGCTCAACACCAAGCAAGTTTCAAAAAGAAAGCGATGGAGATAATGCTTCGATTAGTAATAAACTAGCTAGTGTGGCCTCAATGATGCGTGGCGTCAAAGCCGATCATCCCAAGATGAATGAGGCGCGTGGTAAGCCTGAGCAGCCTTTGCATCTTTATGGTTTTGAGGCCAGTCCTTTTTGCCGCTTAGTACGTGAAAGGTTGAGCGAGCTTGAAGTCGGTTATGTCAATCACAGCGTAGCGCGCGAACAAATCCAAGACATTGGCGGTTTTGGTTTTCGCCTCAATATTGGTGATTATCAGCCTATCAAAGGTGGTAAACGTGAGCGCCTAATGAAGGGGGTTATGAGCGAAAAATTACAATTTCCGTTTTTGCTTGATCCTAATACCGATACGCAGCTTTATGAATCCAAAGACATCATTGCTTATCTAAATCAGACTTATGGCTAA
- a CDS encoding endonuclease/exonuclease/phosphatase family protein, whose product MTTESFILTSYNIHKGMSPLNRQVKMQGIAQALDAIGSDVLCLQEVQGQNLKRNMQYNEYPDQSQHEWFGEYLQLQNSYGKNSEYENGHHGNAVLSRFPLDPKHNVNITVNKLEQRGVLHCEVQPIGWETPVVILCAHLNLFERDRIKQYEAISNYMRNEIADDQPLILAGDFNDWKRMSCDKLASDLGMVEAFRRCHGKLSPTFPAKMPVLSLDRIYVRNLKVKEAWVHTGKPWSTLSDHLPISARFSLP is encoded by the coding sequence ATGACCACAGAATCTTTTATCCTGACCAGCTATAACATTCACAAAGGCATGTCGCCCTTAAATCGACAAGTGAAAATGCAAGGTATCGCCCAAGCATTGGACGCTATCGGCTCTGATGTGCTGTGCTTGCAAGAAGTGCAAGGTCAAAACCTAAAGCGTAATATGCAATATAACGAGTACCCGGATCAATCACAGCATGAGTGGTTCGGTGAGTATTTGCAACTACAAAACAGCTATGGCAAAAATTCAGAGTACGAAAACGGCCATCATGGTAATGCGGTGCTAAGCCGTTTTCCCTTGGATCCCAAACACAATGTCAATATCACTGTTAATAAGCTGGAGCAGCGTGGAGTACTACATTGTGAAGTCCAGCCTATCGGTTGGGAGACGCCAGTGGTTATCTTATGCGCTCATCTTAATCTTTTTGAGCGTGATCGGATCAAACAGTACGAAGCCATCAGCAACTATATGCGTAATGAGATCGCTGATGATCAACCGCTTATCTTGGCCGGCGACTTCAATGACTGGAAGCGAATGTCTTGTGATAAATTAGCCTCTGATCTAGGAATGGTAGAAGCCTTTCGCCGCTGTCACGGTAAACTGTCGCCGACTTTTCCGGCAAAAATGCCAGTGCTGAGCCTAGATAGAATTTATGTCCGTAATCTCAAAGTCAAAGAGGCTTGGGTGCATACGGGCAAACCATGGTCAACTTTGTCTGATCATCTGCCTATTAGTGCTAGGTTTAGTTTGCCCTAA
- a CDS encoding NADP-dependent oxidoreductase, whose protein sequence is MSNQPLATSQNAVIIHEFGAPELMHYQSGVAIPELKAEQVLIKVAYAGINPVDYKTRQGKGWGADAIRKDKFDKGEPAILGFDVAGEVIKTDSADFSVGDKVAALSFDGDCYAQHVAVDAKLLAKVPSNVSLEQAGASPCVGQTALQFVQFADIKSGEHVVMNAPAGGVGQLVIQLLMDKVAQDNVKVTVICSPDKYAKLEQLIDKDKLSGWIDYTKDERFPDLQADVLLDLVGDDAGVKALSTLKADGRVYVLPSIWVDKLKAAGSDKLTIEGYAVKPNGEDMAQVLEQIAEGKLKLHIQKSYPLSEVVAAHTELQKGDTFGKIVLEV, encoded by the coding sequence ATGTCTAATCAACCATTAGCCACTAGTCAAAACGCCGTCATTATCCATGAATTTGGCGCGCCTGAGCTTATGCATTACCAAAGCGGAGTAGCAATTCCTGAGCTAAAGGCCGAACAAGTCTTGATTAAAGTCGCTTATGCCGGTATCAATCCGGTCGACTATAAGACTCGTCAAGGTAAAGGTTGGGGCGCTGATGCTATTCGTAAAGACAAATTTGATAAGGGTGAGCCTGCTATCTTAGGGTTTGATGTCGCAGGAGAGGTGATCAAGACTGATAGTGCTGATTTTAGTGTAGGCGATAAGGTTGCGGCTCTTAGCTTCGATGGTGACTGCTATGCCCAGCACGTCGCTGTCGATGCCAAACTACTGGCCAAAGTACCTAGTAATGTCAGCTTAGAGCAAGCGGGAGCATCGCCGTGTGTGGGGCAGACGGCGCTACAGTTTGTACAGTTTGCTGATATAAAATCCGGCGAGCATGTAGTGATGAACGCACCCGCAGGCGGCGTAGGTCAGCTGGTCATTCAATTACTAATGGACAAAGTAGCGCAGGATAATGTCAAAGTCACAGTGATTTGTTCGCCAGATAAATATGCCAAGCTTGAGCAGCTCATAGACAAAGACAAGCTGAGTGGCTGGATTGACTACACTAAAGATGAGAGGTTCCCGGACTTGCAAGCCGATGTGTTACTAGATTTAGTCGGTGATGACGCTGGAGTAAAGGCGCTGAGTACTCTCAAAGCCGATGGCCGAGTCTATGTACTGCCCTCAATTTGGGTAGATAAGCTCAAAGCCGCTGGTAGTGACAAATTGACTATTGAAGGCTATGCCGTCAAGCCTAATGGTGAGGATATGGCGCAAGTATTGGAGCAAATCGCTGAGGGTAAACTTAAGCTACATATTCAAAAAAGCTATCCATTATCTGAGGTAGTTGCTGCTCATACCGAGCTACAAAAAGGCGATACTTTCGGTAAAATTGTCTTAGAAGTCTGA